A stretch of Pyrenophora tritici-repentis strain M4 chromosome 7, whole genome shotgun sequence DNA encodes these proteins:
- a CDS encoding YbjQ-1 domain containing protein, whose protein sequence is MMVPPNRMPSWHPQSKGTMPQNVYAAPLTTDTEAPTSRQPAILTSTSSDLPGHRVLRVLGAVHGTTSAVRKDSKSFIKNIAANLGSSWGEAKTVTSIIYQARDQAIDRLVKEAISQGANAVIGLEIRESEVLGCIVVSASGTACWVEKESHVKRDSAQDNINPFQ, encoded by the coding sequence ATGATGGTTCCGCCCAACCGCATGCCAAGCTGGCACCCTCAGTCCAAAGGCACGATGCCACAAAACGTCTATGCCGCGCCCCTCACAACCGACACTGAGGCGCCAACAAGTCGCCAACCCGCCATCCTCACATCAACATCATCAGACCTACCCGGCCACCGCGTTCTCCGTGTATTGGGCGCCGTACATGGCACTACGAGCGCCGTGCGCAAAGACAGCAAATCTTTCATCAAGAACATCGCTGCCAACCTCGGCAGTAGCTGGGGCGAAGCAAAGACCGTAACGAGCATAATATACCAGGCGCGTGATCAGGCAattgacaggctggtcaagGAGGCGATTTCTCAAGGTGCGAATGCAGTCATTGGGTTGGAAATTAGGGAGAGCGAAGTACTCGGATGTATCGTGGTCAGCGCTAGCGGTACCGCGTGTTGGGTCGAGAAGGAAAGCCATGTCAAGAGGGACAGTGCACAGGACAACATCAATCCATTTCAATGA